Proteins encoded within one genomic window of Mycolicibacterium aubagnense:
- a CDS encoding cupin domain-containing protein, producing MAYLAQPDQQQQLEWLDGGTLAILLDGKATDGQLMVGRFDVSEGEAPPYHKHTREDEVFMLIKGTALLWLDDQEMELSEGGIVFLPKNIPHAYRITSKKADLLMINTPAGIEGMFRHAGRDRAMPRPEGFEISPERLVEGADKFGQIILGPPR from the coding sequence ATGGCATATCTGGCGCAACCTGATCAGCAGCAACAGCTGGAATGGCTCGACGGGGGCACGCTGGCGATCTTGCTTGACGGCAAGGCCACGGATGGCCAGTTGATGGTCGGGCGCTTCGATGTCAGCGAAGGTGAAGCGCCTCCGTACCACAAGCACACGCGTGAGGATGAGGTGTTCATGCTGATCAAGGGGACTGCGTTGCTGTGGTTGGACGATCAGGAGATGGAGCTGTCGGAGGGCGGAATCGTCTTCTTGCCCAAGAACATTCCGCACGCATACCGCATCACTTCCAAGAAGGCGGATCTGCTCATGATCAACACGCCGGCAGGAATCGAAGGCATGTTCCGTCACGCGGGTCGCGACAGAGCAATGCCGCGCCCGGAGGGCTTCGAAATCTCGCCCGAACGTTTGGTCGAGGGAGCGGATAAGTTCGGACAGATCATTCTCGGCCCCCCGCGCTAA
- a CDS encoding cutinase family protein, translating to MTRKLALISALTALAPVIPTIASAPATAAPCPDVQVVFARGTSEGPGLGSVGSPFVDDLTARIAPRSVEATPVDYPASNDFAVSTPAGVDAARAVIESTAANCPKTKMVLGGYSQGAAVIEGATNAAPQLASHVAATALFGAPRTGFAGMLAGGPLPELASQYAANAIDQCAPGDPICWVGGGFDVGAHGSYVQSGKVTEAADFAASRL from the coding sequence ATGACCCGAAAGCTCGCGTTGATCTCGGCCCTCACCGCCTTGGCCCCCGTCATCCCGACCATCGCATCTGCACCGGCAACCGCAGCACCGTGCCCCGATGTCCAGGTGGTGTTCGCGCGCGGCACCAGCGAGGGGCCAGGCCTGGGCAGTGTCGGCAGCCCCTTCGTCGACGACCTGACCGCCCGGATCGCGCCGCGCTCCGTCGAGGCGACGCCCGTCGACTACCCGGCGAGCAACGATTTCGCCGTCAGCACGCCGGCCGGCGTCGATGCAGCGCGGGCCGTGATCGAGTCCACCGCGGCGAATTGTCCGAAGACGAAGATGGTGCTCGGCGGCTACTCGCAGGGTGCGGCGGTCATCGAAGGAGCCACCAACGCGGCACCGCAGCTCGCCAGCCACGTGGCCGCCACCGCGCTGTTCGGGGCGCCCCGCACCGGTTTCGCGGGCATGCTCGCCGGTGGACCGCTGCCCGAGCTGGCATCGCAGTACGCGGCCAATGCCATCGATCAGTGCGCCCCGGGCGACCCGATCTGCTGGGTCGGCGGCGGTTTCGACGTCGGCGCCCACGGTTCCTATGTGCAGTCCGGAAAGGTCACGGAGGCAGCCGATTTCGCGGCCAGCCGACTCTAG